From Alloacidobacterium dinghuense:
CTTATGAAGCACGAAGTTTCGGCGTGCGTTCAGCCATGCCGAGTGTTCGTGCAGAGCGTTTGTGCCCCGTCGCCGTCTTCATCCCGCCTGATTTTCCTCGATATCGCGCCGTCTCGCGCAGCGTACGCGAGATTTTTGCACGCCACACCGATCTGATCGAGCCTCTGTCGCTCGACGAGGCCTATCTCGATGTGACCGAAAACAAGAGCAACCTGTCGACAGCTACCCGCGTAGCGCGAACCATCCGGGAACAGATTCGCGAAGAGTTGCATCTGACCGCTTCTGCGGGCGTTGCCCCCAACAAGTTTCTGGCAAAGATTGCGTCCGATTGGCGCAAGCCCGATGGTCTTTTCGTAATCCAGCCCGAAGATATCGACACCTTTCTGCCGCCGCTGCCTGTCGGCCGCATTCCAGGCGTGGGAAAGGTCACTGAAAGGAGGTTGGAGGAAATCGGCATTAGGACCGTGGGAGACCTGCGCAGTCTGGAGTTGGCAGTTCTTGAGAGCCGTTTTGGGCGCTATGGAATCCGGCTGCACGAGCTTGGCCGCGGCATAGACCACAGCCCGGTTGTTCCTGACAGGCCAACGAAGTCCATCTCCGCGGAGGATACTTTCGAGCATGACGTACTGTTAGAGCATACAGAGCCGATGATCCGCCGACTCGCTGAGAAGGTCTGGATGGCTACCAGCAAAGAGTCTCGCATCGCACATACAGTGGTTCTCAAGCTGAAAACAACGGAATTTAACATTCTGACCCGCAGCCATACACCGGCTTCTCCTCCGTCTTCTTGTGAAGAGTTAACAGAAATTGCGTTGTCGCTGAGAGGACGAGTGGAGCTGGGACCGGAGCGACGTTTCCGCCTTGTCGGCGTGGGCCTGAGTAATTTCTGCGACCACAGAGAAACTCCTGCGCAGCCAGTGCTCTTCGAATAACTTCAACCGGGTTGCATAATCACGAGCCTCCGTGCAATCTGATAGCCATGCCGGAGTTGCCCGACATAGCCGCCTACATCAGCGCACTGGAATCTCGCATCGCCGGACAGCCGCTTGAGCATGTCCGAATCAACAGCGCCTTTCTACTGCGTACGGCACGGCCGCCCATTTCCGATGTTGAAGGCCATGTCGTGGCAGAGTTACGCCGTATCGGCAAGCGCATTGCCATGAAATTCGACAATGATTTGTGGCTCGTGTTCCACCTGATGATTGCCGGCCGACTGCACTGGAAAGCAGCAGGCGCGAAACTGGCCGGGCGGAATAGTCTGGCAGCGTTTGATTTTCCCAATGGTTCCCTGGTGCTGACTGAAGCGGGCACAAAGCGACGAGCATCCTTGCACGTCTTTGCGAATGAAGAGGAATTGCGTTCGGTCGATCCTGGAGGTATTGAAATTTTCTCAAGCAATCTCGATTCGTTCCGCATAGCGCTCACCGCGGAGAACCGCACCCTCAAACGCGCTCTTACTGATCCGCGTATCCTCAGCGGGATCGGCAACGCCTATTCCGACGAGATTCTGTATGCGGCGCAGTTGTCACCCATTACTCTCACGCACAAGCTGCAACCTCAGGAATGGGAGCTGCTGTTCACAGCTACCCGCAATACTTTGCAACTCTGGATAGACCGGCTCAGCAATGAGGCGAAGTCTGGATTTCCGGAAAAGGTCACAGCATTTCGCAAGGACATGGCAGTGCACGGACGCTATGGAGAACCATGCCCGCGATGCGGCCAAAAAATTCAGCGCATTCGTTATGCCGATAACGAAACAAATTATTGCGCAAATTGCCAGACCGGCGGAAAGGTCCTCGCTGATCGTAGCTTGTCGCGTCTGCTGGGATCGGATTGGCCGCGTACACTGGACGAGTTGGAAGCGCTCAAGCGACGCTGATCGTTTTCGGTCTTAGATGCTGCATGCTACCTCGTGACGGCGGGAGGCGTACGCATTCGCTCTTTCAAACTCTTTGCGAGCTTCTCAATCGCTTCGGCCTTTTTGGTGACAGCGATGGATAAAGTATTCTTGTTGCTCTTATCTACCTCGGCCTTTAGTTCCTGGGCAAGCTGATATAGCTTCTGCGAGTCCGCGGCAAATTGAGCCTGGCGCGCATCTTCCGGTGATGTCGCATGGTCTGTGGCTGGCTTCGAGTCAGAGGAGTCGTTGGCTTTCTCATCCGGAGTCGTTGCCTGTTGCGAAGATGCAGGTTCGGACTGGCTACTCTGTTGCGCTTCTTGCTGCGCATGTGATGTTAGCAAGATTGTCGAAGGAGCCAGCAGAAGCAATGCGGCGATTGCACTGCCTAATCGCTTTATCATTGCATTTCTGCTTCGCACCTCATGGCCCTCCTACTTGCCGCAAAACGCAACTACTGCGCTTTCGATATTGTGGCATTTCTTCGCGAATATTACAGCCGAGATACAGTCCAATCTATTGTGAACTAGAAAACCATGCTGGAGACATTGGATTAAGGGTGAGGTGCGAAAGAAAGTGGCCTCGCCGCCGGTTGGGAGTTCACGACTCCATGCCCCTCTTGCACCGTATAAAAGCGGTTGACTGGTAATTGCGTGAGCACGTCTTTTGCTCCCGATGGCCAGAATATCTCGACTCGATCGATGCTCTCGTGCTTGCCCAGACCAAAGTGCAGACGCAAATCATTCTGAGACAAGTAGCTGCCTCCGCTGCGCACTTCATCTTCCTCGACAAGTTCGCCAGCCGTGACGCGCACGCGCGCATTCAGTGCAAGACGGTTGCTTTTTGTCCCCTGCAGGGCAAGACTGACCCAGTGATTCTGCGGACCGCCGTCAGGCCGAAGAATCATCGGTTCACCTTCAAGGTTTTCAACTACGAGTTCGATATGCCCATCATTGAAAAGATCGCCCACCGCAAGCCCTCGACTCACTTGCGGAATCTGAATCGCTGCGCCTGCCTCCTGGCTTATGTTCTTGAAAGTGCCGTTGCGCTGATTCAGAAACAGCAATTTTGGCTCGCGATATTTTGTGCCTATTCCAGCCGCGCCAACTTGGGGATAGACGTGGCCATTCACCATGAAGAAATCCGGCCAACCGTCGTTGTCCAAATCGAAAAATGCATCTCCCCATCCGACGTGTGGAGTCGTGCTCTGCGCAATTCCCGACGCGTAAGAAACATCCGTAAAGTTAAGATCGCCATCGTTGCGATAGAGAGCCGCGTACTCCTCGGAAAAGTGAGTGATTCCGATCGAGAAGCGCCCGGTGTGAAGATAGTCGCCAAGCGCTACTCCCATATTCGCCTGCTCGGCGCCATCTTGATTGACGGCCACTCCAGCCTGATAGGCCACGTTGGTGAAGTGGCCGTTCCCATCATTGCGATACAGATAATTGGGCTCGCCGTCGTTGGCGACAAAGAGATCGGGACGACCGTCACCATTTAGGTCAGACCACACTGCCGTGAGCCCAAAGAAACCTTGTGGGTCGTCCACTCCAGCTTGCTTTGAGACTTCACTGAAAGTGCCATCACCATTGTTGTGATAAAGATTGTCACGAAATCCTTTCAGGCCTCTGGGGCCGCATTGCACGGGAACATTGTGATACTTG
This genomic window contains:
- a CDS encoding Fpg/Nei family DNA glycosylase; amino-acid sequence: MPELPDIAAYISALESRIAGQPLEHVRINSAFLLRTARPPISDVEGHVVAELRRIGKRIAMKFDNDLWLVFHLMIAGRLHWKAAGAKLAGRNSLAAFDFPNGSLVLTEAGTKRRASLHVFANEEELRSVDPGGIEIFSSNLDSFRIALTAENRTLKRALTDPRILSGIGNAYSDEILYAAQLSPITLTHKLQPQEWELLFTATRNTLQLWIDRLSNEAKSGFPEKVTAFRKDMAVHGRYGEPCPRCGQKIQRIRYADNETNYCANCQTGGKVLADRSLSRLLGSDWPRTLDELEALKRR
- a CDS encoding CRTAC1 family protein produces the protein MTLICRSKHGSFSAVVIFLALLLAPRLYIFPQQTQSASHQSAATSVATHAEFPQLIDITAATGIHFNHLSTPEARYVVESMSGGVALIDYDGDGYPDIYFTNAQSVEMALAGKKAKSALYHNNHDGTFTDVTDKSGVGYPCWAMGVAVGDYNNDGLPDLLVTCFGGVVLYRNNGDGTFTDVTKQAGLGNDTAWATGAAFGDYDGDGFADLFVAHYVDFHLDDLPTFGSRLTCKYHNVPVQCGPRGLKGFRDNLYHNNGDGTFSEVSKQAGVDDPQGFFGLTAVWSDLNGDGRPDLFVANDGEPNYLYRNDGNGHFTNVAYQAGVAVNQDGAEQANMGVALGDYLHTGRFSIGITHFSEEYAALYRNDGDLNFTDVSYASGIAQSTTPHVGWGDAFFDLDNDGWPDFFMVNGHVYPQVGAAGIGTKYREPKLLFLNQRNGTFKNISQEAGAAIQIPQVSRGLAVGDLFNDGHIELVVENLEGEPMILRPDGGPQNHWVSLALQGTKSNRLALNARVRVTAGELVEEDEVRSGGSYLSQNDLRLHFGLGKHESIDRVEIFWPSGAKDVLTQLPVNRFYTVQEGHGVVNSQPAARPLSFAPHP
- the dinB gene encoding DNA polymerase IV; this translates as MTVRKIVHIDMDAFYASVEQRDDPLLRGKPVVVAWKGNRSVVCAASYEARSFGVRSAMPSVRAERLCPVAVFIPPDFPRYRAVSRSVREIFARHTDLIEPLSLDEAYLDVTENKSNLSTATRVARTIREQIREELHLTASAGVAPNKFLAKIASDWRKPDGLFVIQPEDIDTFLPPLPVGRIPGVGKVTERRLEEIGIRTVGDLRSLELAVLESRFGRYGIRLHELGRGIDHSPVVPDRPTKSISAEDTFEHDVLLEHTEPMIRRLAEKVWMATSKESRIAHTVVLKLKTTEFNILTRSHTPASPPSSCEELTEIALSLRGRVELGPERRFRLVGVGLSNFCDHRETPAQPVLFE